One Candidatus Nitrososphaera evergladensis SR1 genomic window carries:
- a CDS encoding MarR family winged helix-turn-helix transcriptional regulator, with translation MSEAHNSIGATENNNSPKHFMVLDAISRGMDDIGKIAKVTKLDKAEVELAVNDLAAQRLVLASAKKRRLFGRRALQVSITETGTRLLEEKKRQLERKAIDLRNSYRNGDRQATQSFMDENRAWLPMMIFSGLMSAVMFASIMSFAGMAMNPAESAMAGDAAATAASSQETSADSGAGESSNESADGGGGADFGTISDTNSSDSGSSSDAGFDATGGDLGGDMEF, from the coding sequence ATGTCAGAAGCACACAATAGCATTGGAGCGACGGAGAACAATAACAGTCCAAAACATTTCATGGTACTGGATGCCATTTCAAGAGGCATGGATGATATCGGCAAAATAGCCAAGGTAACTAAACTTGACAAGGCCGAGGTTGAACTGGCGGTAAACGACCTTGCTGCTCAACGGCTAGTTTTGGCCTCTGCAAAGAAGAGGAGGCTTTTTGGGAGAAGGGCACTGCAGGTCTCTATAACAGAAACCGGTACAAGACTGCTTGAAGAAAAGAAAAGGCAGCTAGAGAGAAAAGCGATTGACCTGCGGAATTCTTATCGCAATGGAGACAGACAGGCCACGCAGTCATTTATGGATGAAAATCGTGCATGGTTGCCAATGATGATATTTTCAGGCCTGATGAGCGCAGTCATGTTTGCATCCATCATGTCCTTTGCAGGAATGGCGATGAATCCTGCCGAGTCTGCCATGGCAGGCGATGCTGCAGCCACTGCGGCAAGTTCACAGGAAACTTCTGCGGATTCTGGCGCTGGCGAATCATCAAACGAAAGTGCAGACGGCGGGGGTGGCGCAGACTTTGGTACAATCAGTGATACAAACAGCAGTGATAGCGGCAGCAGCTCTGATGCAGGATTTGATGCCACAGGAGGAGACCTAGGCGGAGACATGGAATTTTAG
- a CDS encoding TerC/Alx family metal homeostasis membrane protein: MFEDGYVMWILFGVFVGAALAVDLGILGALRRTVLGRGQTAATSSSPIAEHDNHHPPPSSHHQTGAFRQGLIWTIVWIGLAAIFAVIILIEMGYDKMLEFVTGYAVEKSLSVDNMFVFLLIFSSLGIPHAFQHRVLSAGILSAIAMRIPLIVVGASLLETFHWMVYLFGGMLVLTAARMMLQKKEKKIEVEKNIAVRMLRRILPVSTELHGGKFLARINGTLYATALLVALVIIEVTDLVFAIDSIPAVLAITTDQFLVITSNIFAILGLRSLYFLLAGMMEKFRYLKPALVALLLFIGVKMVLSEVFHIPVVASLAVIAAILGGALVLSVIRAKKEQSSQQLAKSHDLEK; encoded by the coding sequence TTGTTTGAAGACGGATATGTGATGTGGATTTTATTCGGCGTATTTGTCGGAGCTGCTCTTGCCGTCGACCTTGGAATTCTGGGCGCTCTAAGAAGAACTGTTCTTGGCCGGGGACAAACGGCAGCTACCTCTTCCTCCCCTATTGCTGAACATGATAATCATCATCCTCCTCCTTCATCTCATCATCAGACAGGCGCGTTTCGTCAAGGGCTAATCTGGACTATTGTTTGGATAGGGCTTGCTGCTATCTTTGCTGTAATTATACTCATAGAGATGGGCTACGACAAGATGCTCGAATTTGTAACAGGTTATGCCGTTGAAAAGTCTCTAAGTGTTGACAACATGTTCGTTTTCCTCCTGATATTTTCGTCTCTTGGCATTCCCCATGCTTTCCAGCACCGGGTTCTTTCAGCGGGCATATTGAGTGCAATCGCGATGAGAATTCCGTTGATAGTTGTAGGGGCATCTCTGCTTGAGACGTTTCACTGGATGGTCTATCTCTTTGGAGGCATGCTCGTCCTCACAGCGGCGAGGATGATGCTCCAAAAGAAGGAGAAAAAGATTGAAGTCGAAAAGAATATTGCCGTCAGGATGCTGAGAAGGATTTTACCTGTCTCGACCGAGTTGCACGGCGGCAAGTTCCTTGCAAGGATAAATGGCACCCTCTACGCGACTGCGTTACTTGTAGCGCTTGTTATCATCGAGGTAACCGACCTTGTATTTGCAATCGACTCCATTCCCGCCGTGCTTGCAATCACAACCGACCAGTTCCTAGTCATAACCTCGAACATATTTGCAATCCTTGGACTTCGCAGTCTATACTTCCTGCTTGCCGGGATGATGGAAAAGTTCCGATATCTCAAGCCTGCATTGGTTGCCCTACTTCTGTTCATAGGCGTCAAGATGGTGCTTTCTGAGGTCTTTCATATTCCTGTTGTCGCTTCACTTGCAGTTATTGCGGCGATACTCGGCGGGGCCCTTGTTTTGTCCGTTATTCGGGCAAAGAAGGAGCAGTCCTCCCAGCAGCTGGCTAAATCGCACGATCTTGAAAAATGA
- a CDS encoding HdeD family acid-resistance protein — translation MKNLSITLSFIPLIKRGVTATKITGVKSPSWVRALQIAIGAIAIVLSLAAIIYPVITIVTVFTVAAIVLLLIGIESVIAGIFLYKQARGAHIGLGILVIVLSIFMMAFPLSSAVFAIILGAVALMFSGFASIVAGLMGRNELTGDINMPRPSKGARTLSVIAGALAVALSIMILASPAFGIALAAVVIGVGLLVYGIRLVVTGITGRGQAWMPSLSSS, via the coding sequence ATGAAAAATCTTAGCATAACTTTAAGTTTTATTCCTCTCATAAAGAGAGGTGTGACTGCAACTAAAATCACAGGTGTAAAATCGCCTTCTTGGGTAAGAGCCCTGCAAATCGCAATAGGGGCTATCGCAATTGTACTATCGTTGGCTGCAATCATTTATCCGGTCATCACGATTGTAACAGTCTTTACGGTAGCAGCAATAGTCTTGCTCTTGATTGGCATTGAAAGTGTAATTGCAGGAATATTCCTATACAAGCAAGCTCGCGGCGCTCACATTGGCCTTGGAATATTGGTAATAGTACTTTCAATCTTCATGATGGCGTTCCCCCTTAGCAGCGCTGTATTTGCGATAATACTGGGAGCTGTTGCCTTGATGTTTAGCGGTTTTGCTAGCATAGTGGCAGGCCTCATGGGAAGAAACGAATTAACAGGCGACATCAATATGCCCAGACCAAGCAAGGGTGCTAGAACATTAAGTGTCATTGCAGGCGCACTGGCAGTTGCATTGTCTATCATGATACTTGCGTCTCCAGCATTTGGAATAGCACTAGCAGCGGTTGTGATTGGGGTAGGACTCTTGGTTTATGGCATTAGGCTGGTCGTTACCGGAATCACTGGCAGGGGACAGGCTTGGATGCCCTCTTTGTCATCATCATGA
- a CDS encoding MgtC/SapB family protein, with protein sequence MVLENLPTGYEIEFLINLGISLVAGFAIGAERESRGKAAGISTHCLVIGGAMIFTFLSSVVDPNSSSRIAAQVISGIGFLGAGLILKSEIDGKITNLTTAAAVWFAASIGMAIGYEYYFLAAVATAFAVGVPRIPHISKMMKKGEET encoded by the coding sequence ATGGTACTTGAGAACTTGCCCACCGGCTATGAGATCGAGTTCCTGATCAATCTTGGAATCTCGCTGGTAGCAGGTTTTGCCATAGGCGCGGAAAGAGAATCGAGGGGCAAGGCGGCTGGAATTAGCACGCATTGTCTTGTAATAGGAGGAGCGATGATCTTTACGTTTTTGTCCTCTGTAGTAGATCCTAATTCGTCATCCAGAATCGCAGCACAGGTGATATCTGGAATTGGTTTTCTAGGAGCAGGTCTTATCCTAAAGAGCGAAATAGACGGCAAGATTACCAACCTAACTACTGCAGCTGCTGTATGGTTTGCTGCTTCAATTGGGATGGCCATAGGATATGAATACTACTTTCTTGCCGCTGTTGCAACAGCATTTGCCGTCGGAGTGCCGCGCATACCGCATATTTCGAAAATGATGAAGAAAGGCGAAGAGACATAG
- a CDS encoding polysaccharide deacetylase family protein: MSVILASIIIITASVFLVPAAESARAASTECNCVIFRLDDVQDSWIHDVQAKVLDAFISSDTKLTPGIIMNFYGSDSVVVDKISQGKDAGLFELALHGWNHVDYAQLSLAEQEQTLADANTKLQKINGQKSNIFITPYNSADADTLAAMKDTGLTILSADLYADGSPPFLAVTYPAADPSGIVSIPYTVYYVDEDKPSGQNAKTADQLYAEINDSIEAHGYAVVMLHPPDFAKHDDNNGQALNAVNQSQINTLQTLIDKIKADGKTITSYNELVSMTDNSDQSADAPSTSISNVSLHSGSAGASGSRQLMNTPSSTDPISGPNTIKPQIKITSLTAIPSVTEGSKVKVSGTASDDIAISKVEVRATLPDGSAGTTYVSAALTGDGEEWSFDLPLADPAFTKVVARATDASGNQQWAVVSLPTA; the protein is encoded by the coding sequence TTGTCTGTAATACTGGCAAGCATCATTATCATTACAGCTTCCGTGTTTTTAGTACCGGCGGCCGAAAGTGCACGCGCGGCAAGTACGGAGTGCAATTGTGTCATTTTCCGCCTTGATGACGTTCAGGATTCGTGGATACACGACGTGCAGGCAAAAGTGCTTGACGCCTTCATCAGCAGCGACACCAAACTTACCCCCGGCATAATCATGAATTTCTATGGGTCGGATTCTGTTGTCGTCGACAAGATATCGCAGGGAAAAGATGCAGGCCTCTTTGAACTGGCGCTTCACGGCTGGAACCACGTTGACTATGCACAACTTTCACTTGCTGAACAAGAACAGACGCTTGCCGATGCAAACACAAAACTCCAGAAAATTAATGGCCAAAAATCAAACATATTCATAACACCGTACAACTCTGCCGACGCTGACACGCTTGCGGCCATGAAGGACACTGGCCTGACAATTCTGTCTGCAGACCTGTATGCTGACGGTTCACCGCCATTTCTGGCAGTCACCTATCCTGCGGCGGATCCTAGCGGCATAGTCAGCATACCTTACACGGTCTACTACGTAGACGAGGACAAGCCATCCGGACAAAATGCCAAGACTGCCGACCAACTGTACGCAGAGATAAACGACAGCATTGAAGCTCACGGCTACGCGGTGGTAATGCTGCACCCTCCTGACTTTGCAAAGCACGACGACAATAATGGGCAGGCGCTAAATGCCGTCAACCAGAGTCAGATAAACACCTTGCAGACTCTCATTGACAAAATAAAGGCCGACGGCAAGACGATAACCAGTTACAATGAACTGGTTTCCATGACAGACAATTCCGACCAGTCAGCGGATGCGCCGTCGACGTCAATTAGTAATGTGTCTCTGCACTCTGGCAGCGCTGGCGCGTCTGGCAGCCGGCAGTTGATGAACACCCCTTCCTCAACTGACCCGATCTCCGGGCCAAATACCATAAAGCCACAGATTAAAATAACCTCGCTAACAGCCATCCCAAGCGTTACCGAAGGCTCGAAGGTAAAGGTATCAGGAACCGCAAGTGATGACATAGCGATCTCCAAAGTCGAAGTCAGGGCAACTTTGCCTGATGGCTCTGCCGGCACCACATATGTCAGCGCAGCATTGACCGGCGACGGAGAAGAATGGTCATTCGATCTTCCTCTTGCAGATCCGGCATTTACAAAGGTAGTGGCAAGGGCGACAGATGCATCAGGCAACCAGCAGTGGGCGGTGGTATCTCTTCCGACGGCATGA